The proteins below are encoded in one region of Helianthus annuus cultivar XRQ/B chromosome 2, HanXRQr2.0-SUNRISE, whole genome shotgun sequence:
- the LOC110914243 gene encoding subtilisin-like protease SBT3: protein MADSFQMANHISLCVWLLSLVVLAMSHETYIVHMDLSAKPTAFSSHHTWFSATLDSLTTTTTTSTHVTSSSSSKLVYSYTNAINGFTAILSPSELELIKNTPGYLYMVKDTTVELDTTHSTQFLGLNSNSGAWPVASYGEDVIIGIVDTGVWPESESFIDHGMSSVPERWKGECEDGFQFNSSLCNKKLIGARYFNKGLLSNRPNLTLSMNSARDTDGHGTHTSSTAAGGYVKRASYFGYGTGTAIGVAPHARVAIYKAVWEEGVFVSDILAAIDQAIMDGVDVLSLSLGQDGIPLHEDPIAISSFAALEKGIFVSASAGNDGPYLRSLHNGTPWVLTVAASTMDREFTGMLTLGNGVSVTGLALYPANSSLTQGPIYFVGACENDLDAGKIDEKIIVCQDKNDTLDEQYYNVQGSNVLGAIFVTNNTDVEFFMQSTYPVLLLDLESGKTVMDYARKFNSGEAKASLKFHGTRLKTKPAPRVASYSARGPSYSCPVVLKPDITAPGSLILAAWPDSVSLASLKNDVGTATELLYSKFNLLSGTSMSCPHASGVAALLKAAHPNWSPSAIRSAMMTTSDILDNTLKPIQDIGDYNNPATPLAMGSGHVAPNKAMNPGLIYDVNPQDYVNLLCGLNYTKIQIQAITRSSNVNCSNPSLDLNYPSFIADFEGNKTKSVKVIHEFKRTVTYVGVGNSTFTAKLTAVGRLNVSVSPKKLSFQSLNEKKSYKLRIEGPNNMKENEVVYGFLSWIDSKGKWYLKKVDKHAKACADNQHAFVPFAFDTKCNLV from the exons ATGGCAGATTCATTCCAAATGGCTAACCATATCTCGTTATGTGTGTGGCTACTCTCACTTGTTGTGTTAGCAATGTCTCATGAAACTTACATAGTTCACATGGACTTATCCGCTAAGCCCACCGCATTTTCAAGCCACCATACCTGGTTCTCCGCCACACTCGACtccctcaccaccaccaccaccacctcaacCCACGTAACTTCTTCTTCATCCTCCAAACTTGTGTATAGTTACACAAATGCAATCAATGGTTTCACAGCCATTCTATCGCCATCTGAGCTTGAGCTCATTAAAAACACACCGGGTTATCTTTACATGGTTAAAGACACAACAGTTGAGCTTGACACAACTCACTCCACTCAGTTCCTTGGACTGAATTCAAATTCGGGTGCATGGCCGGTTGCAAGCTACGGGGAAGATGTTATTATTGGGATTGTGGACACAGGAGTTTGGCCAGAAAGCGAGAGTTTTATCGACCATGGAATGAGTTCTGTTCCAGAAAGATGGAAAGGGGAATGTGAAGATGGATTCCAGTTTAATTCGTCTTTGTGCAACAAGAAACTAATAGGTGCGCGTTATTTTAATAAAGGGCTTTTATCAAACCGCCCCAACTTAACTCTGTCGATGAACTCGGCTCGTGATACGGATGGGCATGGGACCCATACGTCGTCCACGGCTGCTGGGGGCTACGTGAAACGGGCTTCATATTTCGGGTATGGAACTGGGACTGCCATCGGTGTGGCTCCACATGCCCGTGTAGCGATTTATAAAGCTGTTTGGGAAGAAGGCGTATTTGTTTCTGACATTCTTGCTGCCATTGATCAAGCAATAATGGATGGGGTGGATGTGCTATCACTATCACTTGGTCAAGACGGGATTCCGTTACACGAAGACCCGATTGCGATATCCTCATTCGCAGCGCTCGAGAAGGGTATTTTTGTATCTGCATCCGCGGGAAACGATGGGCCTTATTTAAGATCACTTCACAATGGGACACCATGGGTTCTCACTGTCGCGGCCAGTACAATGGATCGCGAATTCACTGGAATGTTAACTCTTGGCAATGGAGTTTCGGTTACGGGTTTAGCTCTTTATCCAGCAAATTCGAGTTTGACCCAAGGCCCGATTTATTTCGTTGGTGCTTGCGAGAACGATTTGGATGCTGGTAAAATTGATGAAAAGATTATTGTGTGTCAAGACAAAAATGACACACTTGATGAACAATATTATAATGTTCAAGGATCGAATGTTTTGGGGGCCATTTTTGTTACAAATAATACTGATGTTGAATTCTTCATGCAAAGCACATATCCGGTATTGTTATTAGATCTAGAATCGGGCAAAACCGTCATGGACTATGCGCGAAAATTCAATAGTGGGGAAGCGAAAGCGAGTCTAAAGTTCCACGGGACACGTCTTAAGACAAAGCCAGCACCAAGGGTGGCAAGCTATAGCGCACGAGGACCGTCTTATAGTTGTCCGGTCGTCTTAAAGCCCGACATCACAGCTCCTGGTTCACTAATACTCGCAGCCTGGCCCGATAGTGTCTCACTGGCCTCACTCAAGAATGACGTTGGTACCGCAACCGAACTATTATATAGTAAATTTAATCTTTTATCAGGCACTTCTATGTCATGCCCTCATGCCAGTGGAGTGGCAGCTTTACTTAAAGCTGCCCACCCCAACTGGAGCCCGTCCGCCATCCGGTCAGCCATGATGACTACCTCGGACATTCTAGACAATACACTTAAACCAATTCAAGATATCGGTGACTACAACAATCCAGCAACCCCTTTAGCCATGGGTTCAGGCCACGTTGCACCCAACAAGGCCATGAACCCTGGACTCATATACGATGTCAACCCGCAAGATTATGTCAATCTTCTTTGCGGGTTAAATTATACAAAGATTCAAATTCAAGCAATCACAAGATCATCTAATGTCAATTGCTCCAACCCATCTTTGGACCTAAACTACCCTTCATTTATCGCGGATTTTGAAGGAAACAAGACAAAGTCAGTTAAAGTTATTCATGAGTTTAAACGAACCGTGACATATGTTGGTGTCGGAAACTCCACATTTACCGCGAAACTGACTGCGGTCGGTAGGTTAAATGTCAGTGTCTCTCCGAAGAAACTGAGTTTTCAATCATTGAATGAGAAGAAAAGCTACAAGTTACGAATAGAAGGGCCCAATAACATGAAGGAAAATGAAGTGGTTTATGGATTTTTAAGTTGGATCGACAGTAAGGGAAAGTGGTATCTAAAAAAGGTGGATAAACACGCTAAAGCATGTGCTGATAACCAACATGCATTTGTCCCATTCGCCTTCGACACCAAAT gtaacttagtgtga